The Bacteroidota bacterium genome contains a region encoding:
- a CDS encoding TetR/AcrR family transcriptional regulator, which yields MPEDELIKEKILSHCQERFFKEGFVRITVDELAADLAISKKTFYKYFSSKEDVVQQIMERFMGTVRGNVERILLSDKSAVEKLSEIITMLASNINRVSPIYGQDIKRRLPEFWKHIEEFRRKRLSDAFERLINQGISEGTMRPEMNKRVFLMSVIGAIERIVQPEVLTQESFSIGEAVSEIISIFFIGAVTAQGRQQFEQLRLTPINSF from the coding sequence ATGCCTGAAGACGAACTCATAAAAGAGAAAATACTCTCGCACTGCCAGGAGAGATTCTTCAAGGAGGGTTTTGTCAGAATCACCGTTGATGAACTTGCCGCCGATCTGGCGATTAGCAAGAAGACCTTCTACAAATACTTCTCAAGCAAAGAAGATGTTGTACAGCAGATTATGGAAAGATTCATGGGAACAGTCCGCGGCAACGTCGAAAGGATTCTCCTCAGTGACAAAAGTGCCGTCGAGAAACTCTCCGAAATTATCACCATGCTTGCAAGCAACATCAACCGCGTATCACCAATCTACGGCCAGGATATCAAGAGGCGGCTCCCGGAGTTTTGGAAGCATATTGAGGAGTTCAGGAGGAAACGATTGTCCGATGCATTTGAGCGGCTTATCAATCAGGGCATCAGCGAAGGCACAATGCGTCCGGAGATGAACAAACGCGTATTCTTGATGAGCGTGATAGGGGCAATCGAGCGGATTGTCCAGCCGGAAGTTCTTACTCAAGAGTCCTTTTCCATTGGTGAAGCGGTGAGTGAGATCATAAGCATTTTCTTCATCGGTGCAGTTACGGCGCAGGGGAGACAGCAGTTCGAACAATTGCGACTCACCCCGATCAATTCATTTTGA
- the groL gene encoding chaperonin GroEL (60 kDa chaperone family; promotes refolding of misfolded polypeptides especially under stressful conditions; forms two stacked rings of heptamers to form a barrel-shaped 14mer; ends can be capped by GroES; misfolded proteins enter the barrel where they are refolded when GroES binds), whose product MAAKNIQYSSDARTSLKRGVDQLADAVKVTLGPKGRNVVIDKKFGAPTVTKDGVTVAKEIELENALENMGAQMVREVASKTSDVAGDGTTTATVLAQAIVREGLKNVAAGANPMDLKRGIEVAVTKVVEGLKELSKPVDKTSKKEIAQVGSISANNDNVIGDLIADAMMKVGTDGVITVEEAKGTDTQIDVVEGMQFDRGYLSPYFVTDAETMETVLENPMILIHDKKISSMKDLLPILEKVAQTGSPILVISEDVEGEALATLVVNKLRGTLRVAAVKAPGFGDRRKAMLEDIAILTAGTVISEEQGYKLENATVSYLGRAKKVSIDKDNTTIVEGAGKKDDIKKRINEIKAQIEKTTSDYDREKLQERLAKLSGGVAVLKIGAATEVEMKEKKARVEDALHATRAAVEEGIVPGGGVAYLRAASKLAGIKTQNEDQETGIEIVRRALEEPIRQIVANAGLEASVVVNKVKEGKDDFGFNAYNEQYENLIKSGVIDPTKVSRTALENAASVAALLLTTEATIVEKPEEKKPMPAMPPGGMGDMY is encoded by the coding sequence AAGCGCGGCGTTGACCAGCTTGCAGATGCAGTGAAAGTAACGTTGGGCCCGAAAGGCCGCAACGTTGTGATCGACAAGAAATTCGGCGCACCGACCGTCACGAAAGACGGCGTCACGGTTGCAAAAGAAATTGAACTCGAAAACGCCCTCGAGAACATGGGCGCTCAGATGGTACGTGAGGTTGCTTCAAAGACTTCCGATGTTGCCGGTGACGGAACAACAACAGCCACTGTGCTTGCACAAGCAATCGTTCGTGAGGGTTTGAAAAATGTTGCCGCTGGCGCCAATCCGATGGATTTGAAGCGCGGTATCGAAGTTGCGGTAACCAAAGTTGTTGAAGGGTTGAAAGAACTCAGCAAGCCGGTCGACAAGACCAGCAAGAAAGAAATCGCCCAGGTTGGTTCCATCTCCGCAAACAATGATAATGTGATCGGCGATCTGATTGCCGACGCAATGATGAAGGTCGGAACCGACGGCGTGATCACTGTGGAAGAAGCAAAGGGTACCGATACACAGATTGACGTTGTCGAAGGTATGCAGTTTGATCGCGGCTATCTCTCCCCTTACTTCGTGACGGATGCCGAGACGATGGAAACAGTTCTTGAGAATCCGATGATTCTTATTCACGACAAGAAGATCAGCTCGATGAAGGATCTTCTCCCCATTCTCGAGAAAGTTGCCCAGACCGGCAGCCCGATTCTCGTGATTTCGGAAGATGTTGAGGGTGAAGCCCTTGCAACACTCGTCGTGAACAAACTGCGCGGCACACTCCGCGTTGCAGCAGTGAAGGCTCCCGGCTTCGGCGACCGTCGCAAGGCAATGCTGGAAGATATCGCAATCCTCACCGCCGGTACAGTTATTTCCGAGGAGCAGGGATACAAGCTTGAGAACGCAACCGTCAGCTACCTTGGCCGTGCAAAAAAGGTCTCTATCGACAAGGATAACACGACGATTGTCGAAGGTGCCGGCAAGAAGGATGACATCAAGAAGCGCATAAACGAAATCAAGGCACAGATCGAGAAGACGACATCCGACTACGATCGTGAGAAGCTGCAGGAACGCCTTGCAAAACTCTCAGGCGGTGTTGCCGTTCTGAAGATTGGTGCAGCGACTGAAGTGGAGATGAAGGAGAAGAAGGCCCGCGTCGAAGATGCGTTGCATGCAACTCGTGCTGCAGTTGAAGAGGGCATCGTTCCCGGTGGTGGTGTTGCGTATCTCCGTGCTGCTTCAAAGCTCGCCGGAATCAAGACGCAGAATGAAGATCAGGAGACCGGCATCGAGATCGTTCGCCGGGCGCTCGAAGAGCCGATCCGCCAGATTGTGGCGAATGCCGGCCTCGAGGCTTCCGTTGTTGTCAACAAGGTGAAGGAAGGCAAAGACGACTTCGGTTTCAACGCATACAACGAGCAGTATGAGAACCTCATCAAGTCCGGCGTTATCGATCCGACGAAGGTGAGCCGTACAGCGCTCGAGAATGCCGCGTCGGTTGCAGCTCTGTTGCTGACGACTGAGGCGACCATTGTTGAGAAGCCGGAAGAGAAGAAGCCGATGCCTGCAATGCCTCCGGGCGGCATGGGCGACATGTACTAA